Proteins from one Oscillatoria sp. FACHB-1406 genomic window:
- a CDS encoding diacylglycerol kinase family protein — protein MTLKQHLTTSDLMETAPSQFFGTDGIRAKTEVTSPIPDSPEPTPAANRKLAWKVAPNLFISFKYAWAGLTYAFVTQRNFRIHTIIGTVAIGLGIFLHRSAIEMSAIGLTIALVMTLELLNTALESVVDLTVKQSYHELAKIAKDCAAGAVLIAAIAAIFVASLILIPPLYVAIVTQLR, from the coding sequence ATGACCCTCAAGCAACACCTAACAACATCCGATCTTATGGAAACTGCCCCCTCTCAATTCTTTGGAACCGATGGTATTAGAGCCAAAACTGAAGTGACTTCGCCAATTCCCGATTCCCCCGAACCTACGCCCGCCGCTAACCGCAAATTAGCCTGGAAAGTTGCGCCCAATCTCTTCATTAGTTTCAAGTATGCTTGGGCGGGGTTGACTTATGCGTTTGTCACGCAACGAAATTTCCGCATTCATACGATTATTGGTACAGTCGCGATCGGACTGGGAATTTTTCTGCATCGTTCCGCGATCGAAATGTCCGCAATTGGCTTAACCATCGCGCTTGTGATGACGTTAGAACTGCTCAATACCGCGCTTGAATCCGTCGTGGATTTAACAGTGAAGCAGTCCTATCACGAACTGGCGAAGATTGCCAAAGACTGTGCGGCAGGGGCAGTCTTAATTGCTGCGATCGCAGCTATTTTTGTAGCCAGCTTGATTCTGATTCCGCCCTTGTACGTTGCCATTGTTACTCAGTTGAGATAG
- a CDS encoding aminodeoxychorismate/anthranilate synthase component II — translation MILVIDNYDSFTYNLVQYLGEIGQELGVASEIQVYRNDCIDIDKILHLNPDGIVISPGPGRPEDAGISLEVIERLGPTMPILGVCLGHQSIGQVFGGKVVSAPVLMHGKTSEIQHTGVGVFQGVESPFSATRYHSLVIEKESIPDVLEITAWVEDGTIMGVRHRQYPHIEGVQFHPESVLTSSGKTLLRNFLESLPVRELS, via the coding sequence ATGATTCTTGTTATCGATAACTACGACAGCTTCACTTACAACTTAGTTCAATATCTTGGCGAAATAGGTCAAGAACTCGGGGTTGCATCAGAGATTCAAGTCTATCGCAACGATTGCATCGATATCGATAAAATTCTTCACCTCAATCCCGACGGAATCGTCATTTCGCCGGGGCCGGGGCGACCGGAGGATGCGGGCATTTCTTTAGAAGTTATCGAGCGTTTGGGGCCGACAATGCCGATTTTAGGCGTATGTTTGGGTCATCAAAGTATCGGTCAAGTTTTTGGTGGAAAAGTTGTTTCTGCTCCCGTCCTCATGCACGGTAAAACTTCAGAAATTCAACATACAGGGGTTGGAGTTTTTCAAGGTGTAGAGAGTCCATTTTCCGCCACTCGCTATCACAGTTTAGTTATCGAAAAAGAGAGCATTCCTGACGTTTTAGAGATTACAGCTTGGGTTGAAGACGGCACGATTATGGGAGTCCGACATCGCCAGTATCCCCACATCGAAGGCGTACAGTTTCATCCCGAAAGCGTATTAACGTCATCGGGGAAGACTCTACTGCGTAATTTTCTGGAATCGCTGCCCGTGCGAGAACTTTCATGA
- a CDS encoding DUF3285 domain-containing protein, translating into MSNSSPSTPSSEANETTSTEGQKPPSYVKLAMRNMVRKRGTSLKHFFLSTAGILALLIGLAYLTR; encoded by the coding sequence ATGAGCAATTCTTCTCCTTCTACACCGAGTTCGGAAGCGAACGAAACGACCTCAACAGAAGGTCAAAAACCGCCCAGTTATGTAAAACTGGCGATGCGAAATATGGTTCGCAAGCGGGGAACATCCCTGAAACACTTCTTTCTATCGACGGCGGGCATTCTCGCGCTCTTAATCGGTTTGGCTTATTTAACGCGGTGA
- the ybeY gene encoding rRNA maturation RNase YbeY, producing the protein MQSSSFNSAPLEIAVNIQDAFFENEPQSSPISLETWEQWFQGWIEARVADLPPAPSYELTLRLTNDAEIQSLNAQYRGKDQPTDVLAFAALEVDFPTAEELEFEPLYLGDLVISVETAKRQASEYNRTLRMELAWLAAHGFLHLLGWDHPEDDSLQRMLEEQERLLAIGACSE; encoded by the coding sequence ATGCAGAGTTCTTCCTTTAATAGCGCACCCCTCGAGATCGCGGTTAATATTCAAGATGCCTTTTTTGAAAACGAGCCTCAGAGCAGTCCAATTTCCCTAGAAACTTGGGAACAATGGTTTCAGGGGTGGATCGAAGCGCGGGTTGCAGATTTGCCGCCTGCCCCGAGTTACGAACTGACACTGCGCCTGACGAATGATGCTGAAATTCAGTCATTGAACGCCCAATATCGGGGTAAAGACCAGCCCACCGATGTTTTAGCGTTTGCAGCCTTAGAGGTCGATTTTCCGACGGCTGAGGAACTGGAATTCGAGCCGCTATATCTCGGAGATCTCGTAATTTCTGTGGAAACGGCGAAACGTCAAGCGAGCGAGTACAATCGAACTTTAAGAATGGAATTGGCTTGGCTGGCCGCTCACGGTTTCTTGCATTTGTTGGGTTGGGATCATCCGGAGGACGACAGTTTACAGCGAATGCTGGAGGAGCAGGAGCGGTTATTAGCGATAGGGGCTTGTTCTGAATAG
- the prfB gene encoding peptide chain release factor 2 (programmed frameshift), with translation MEITDLKRDLQTIATRLGKTQDYLDLPALNAQIHDLEQSAAQPNFWDDQTSAQKTLQRLNDLKSNLEQMQQWQSEWEDSSAIAELLEQEDDQTLLEEAASTLQRLERDLDRWELQQLLSGQYDSAGAVLTINAGAGGTDAQDWAEMLLRMYTRWGEKQGYKVHLAELSEGDEAGIKSVTLEIDGRYAYGYLKGEKGTHRLVRISPFNANGKRQTSFAGVEIMPALEENEIALEIPEKDLEYSTFRSGGKGGQNVNKVETGARVVHLPTGIAVRCTEERSQAQNKEKALTLLKAKLLVIAIEQRAKEIAEIRGDMVEAAWGNQIRNYVFHPYQLVKDLRSNVETTAINDVMDGAIDPFIEAYLRIVDRES, from the exons ATGGAAATCACCGACCTCAAACGCGATCTGCAAACGATCGCCACTCGCCTGGGGAAAACCCAGGACTATCTT GACCTTCCCGCACTGAATGCCCAAATTCATGATTTAGAGCAATCGGCCGCGCAGCCGAATTTCTGGGACGACCAAACCTCAGCCCAAAAAACGCTGCAACGCCTTAACGATCTCAAATCGAATTTAGAGCAGATGCAGCAATGGCAGTCGGAATGGGAAGATAGTTCCGCGATCGCGGAATTACTCGAACAGGAAGACGACCAAACGCTCTTAGAAGAAGCAGCAAGCACCCTCCAACGGCTCGAACGAGATTTAGATCGTTGGGAGTTGCAACAACTTCTATCGGGGCAATACGATAGCGCTGGAGCCGTTTTAACGATTAATGCTGGGGCGGGGGGAACCGACGCGCAAGATTGGGCAGAAATGCTGCTGCGAATGTATACCCGCTGGGGCGAAAAACAGGGCTATAAAGTTCACCTTGCCGAACTTTCTGAGGGCGACGAAGCGGGGATTAAGTCCGTTACTTTAGAAATTGACGGGCGCTATGCTTACGGTTACTTGAAAGGCGAAAAAGGAACCCATCGTTTGGTTAGAATTTCGCCCTTTAATGCCAACGGCAAGCGGCAAACCAGTTTTGCTGGGGTAGAAATTATGCCCGCGCTCGAGGAGAATGAAATTGCTCTAGAAATTCCCGAAAAAGACTTAGAATACAGTACCTTTCGTTCCGGCGGCAAAGGCGGACAAAACGTGAATAAAGTGGAAACCGGCGCGCGCGTCGTTCACCTGCCAACGGGGATTGCCGTGCGCTGTACCGAGGAACGCTCCCAAGCACAAAATAAAGAAAAAGCGCTAACCTTGTTAAAAGCAAAGCTGTTAGTAATTGCCATCGAACAACGCGCTAAAGAAATTGCGGAAATTCGCGGCGATATGGTAGAAGCTGCCTGGGGAAACCAAATTCGTAATTACGTTTTTCATCCCTACCAATTGGTCAAAGATTTACGGAGTAACGTAGAGACGACCGCAATTAACGACGTGATGGACGGCGCGATCGATCCCTTTATTGAGGCATATTTGAGAATCGTCGATCGTGAATCGTGA
- a CDS encoding type II toxin-antitoxin system HicB family antitoxin produces the protein MKIKAVIHPAEEGGYWAEVPALPGCITEGDTLDEVMQNLRDAIEGWLTVANKLKNVDSSARVVEIAV, from the coding sequence ATGAAGATTAAAGCAGTCATTCATCCAGCAGAAGAGGGCGGTTATTGGGCAGAAGTGCCAGCACTACCAGGGTGTATCACTGAAGGAGATACCCTAGATGAGGTGATGCAAAATTTACGTGACGCAATTGAGGGTTGGTTGACCGTTGCTAACAAGCTGAAGAATGTAGACTCAAGCGCTCGAGTTGTGGAAATTGCTGTATGA